Below is a genomic region from Hevea brasiliensis isolate MT/VB/25A 57/8 chromosome 3, ASM3005281v1, whole genome shotgun sequence.
TCTGCATTTATTGCTATTATTGGCATCATTATCAAGTATTTTGAGTGTGCAACAATCATTTTGCAGAACCAAGCATCAAGAATAATTGTTGCATGTTTGATGACTGATTGTGTTTTGTATTTCAATCTTTCATTCTAATTCATTGTCTGCAGAGCCAAGCCTCATTATTAGGGATTTTTGAGCTTGCACCAAATATTTTGCAGGGCTAAGCATTGAGAATTGTCATTAGACTTAGCCATATTACATTGTTATGTGTTTGGCAATTGATTATGTTTCTTTCATTTTAGCTTAATGTTCAAATTTCCCACGGCTTTTCAGCGAAAGAAGAAAGGAACTGCTGGCTTTTCAACCAGCACTGATATCAAACAAAACCCAACAGGAGTCCCAAATCCTTATCATGTTGCTGTCAAGTAACTTGTAGAACTAATGCCATTTCCCCATATATATGTGGAACGCATCCAAATAAAATCCAATTAGTTAAGCCTTCAATGAAAAGATATTTTTATCTTCTTATAAAACCATAGAATGAGGCTAAGTCAAGCGTTTCAAAGATAGCGGAAGACTTACCAGTCATCACATATTCAGGGGCAGCATAACCATAAGTACCCATCACTCGAGTTGACACATGAGTCTCATCACCTTGTGGCCCAGCTTTTGCAAGCCCAAAATCAGATAGCTTGGCAGTATAATCCTGTGAATACATAGGGAATTAGTGTCAGTAAAGGAAAGTCCAACAAAAACTCACAATAAAAATTCTCACATAATGGAATTATAAGAAACATTACATACAGAGTCCAATAATATATTAGATGTTTTGAAGTCCCGATATATAACTGGCCTTTCAGCATTGTGAAGAAAGGCAAGCCCTTTGGCAGCTCCAAGAGCAATCATCATTCTTGTGGCCCAAGGCAATGGAACAGTTGCTTCTGAAAGCCTCATGAATGTCCATATCAATTCAAGTTAACAAAAACATTAACATTATAGATATTATGTATGATATTAAACACTTAGATAACATTGTCAccagaattaaaaaataaattttgattggcACGAGTGTTCAATTCACCTTCATTGTGACAAATGATTTTCAACATGTAATTCATCTTCTACCTACGAGATAGCTTAGTAAGTAGGCATGGGTGATTCACACAAAAATTTTTTCCTGGTAAAACCAAGTGATGATTTTGAATATAGAATTCAGTCACATGCAATGATTGACAATATAATCATTAGAAAAGGATAATAAAAAGGTAATCCATTTTTACCACACAGATGAACAGTGACAAGGAAACTGATGAGTGACAAAAGAGGTCCTTAACAAAGGTTCAATCAATGCTTGTGCTTACATGTCTAATTAATGCTTTTGAATTTGGTGAATCTAAAATGGCtctctttttattatttattttgtcaCTCAATTTTAGCTTTTTGGCCTTAGCATCAATTTGTGTTTCAGTTATATATGAATTAGACTAACGTCTTGGTTCACTCAACACTAATCAATATTTTTGAAAGGCAAGAAATGAGAATGCTTTCATGTGCAGGTCAACCTCTTCATTAATTGCAATGACAAGTAGCACTCTTTTTTGTTTTTAAGCAATTCCATTACATAAGTATGTTCAGAGAGATAGTTATATAGTATAGTAAAAAAATAAGAATTACATCTCCCACAGATCGATTGCTGACAAAGAAATCTGTGAAGGGGAGAAAAGAAACAAATGCATGAAAGATAGCAAAAGAACCAACATTAATACAAAAAACACACAGAAGGGATAGGGCTCATGAAAAGAACTAACACTAGCCAGTAAAATGGAATCAGAACTAGcttcttcttcccttttttttttttggtttataGTGGTTTATTATGATTTATATCCTAGTCGTGAAACAAATTTAAGCACATGAGAGTTTGCAAtagaaggaaactaaaatttttttagacaacataaattaaaaataaaaaattgtgaGGGTACTGTAAATAACACTTGTAGTAATATTAGCACTGCACAAAAAGGTACAAAGCCACATCATGTATTTGGCATacagataaaataaaaaaaataaaaaaaagtgctCATCTTTCTGCAATTAAAAAACATTATGGTGAGCGAAGCAAGATGTCTTATTCATTACAAAAGGAGACAAAATCTTGGACAGGTGTTATCATTGCATGAAGTTTGGCTCACAATTATTCCACATCATGTCAAAGAAATGAAGTAAATGCAAAAGACACATTTTTCAGCAGTAAGAAGCCTGTACTTTGATCTAGCGAGGAAATCAGGGAAGTTCTGTATTACATTTTGTTATATACCTCAAATAAATGCATAGCGAGGAAATCAGGGAAGTTCCATATTACATTTTGTTATATACCTCAAATAAATGCATATTTTTATCCAAAATTAGGAGAGGGGGAGGGAGAGCAGCATTAAAGAACAGTAattgataataataaaataaaatgaaagatgaGCAAATATTAAGAGGGGTGAAAGGCAAAAAATGCCTACTTCGAAAGAGGTGATTCTCAAGACTTCCTCGGAACATGAACTCATAAACAAGTAATCTATGATCATCCTCGCAACAGTATCCAATCAACTTCACAAGATTAGGATGCCTAAGCTGCCCCAAAAAGTTGACTTCCGTCTGAAGTAGTACCCAGATTCATAAGTCAGAAGGAGAGAGTATTATTGAACAAAGACTAAACGCTAAAAAAGAAAGTACATACAAGCCATTCGCGGTGGCCCTGAAGACCCTCCCTGTTGAGAACCTTGACAGCAACTGGCAGAGATTTGAGGCCAACTCTGACATTCTCATCAATGTAGCCTTTATACACTGTCCCAAATCCACCTTCGCCAAGGATGTAATCCGAGCGGAAGCTCTTAGTTATAGTTTCCAGTTCATATAAACTGAAGGCAATAACATGGGTATAAAGGACAGCATTCTTCCTGGAATCCTCAAAGTTTCGAGGGGTAGAAGAAGGATCATTCAGATCTGATACAGGCTGACTGTGCTTCTTCTCAGAGGGACCATTTTTAACACCCACAGAAGAGGAAGATAACATATGGTGTAGCTGCTGTTGAACTGTCCAcccaagaggaagaaaaaaatccACACCCATAAATCCAAAAACTTTTCTAAATCCAAATCAAACCCATAATTCAACTCAAAACCTTTCGAAAAATCCACATCACAAAATTCAAAATAAGGCATGAAATTTTTCACAAGCGAGTCAGTTTGAGGCACATAAATTGGGGGGAAAGCCCCAGATCTGAACAGACCTTGAGCATTGGAGACAACAGCAGATTCCTCTCTAGTGCCGCAGTTGCCCATGATGTTGGTTGATGTGAAAGTGACTGAACGTTAAACCTGATGGAAGCAGTGGAAAGACTATAACGGGCAGTGACTCCGGTAGCAGTAGCAGTAGCAGTAGCAGTAGCAGTTGATGTTGTTGTTGTTGTACTAGTATGGCTGTCCTGCTGGCAGCCAGACACATTCTTTTAGGTGCTTTTATCGTGCCCTCTTCAAGTTCAAACCCCCTCCCCTCCCCCCAGCCCAGCCCCTCTCCTTgctctaattttttttctctctcacaCTCGCCAACATCGTACCCTATCTTCTAAAatagtaaaattattattatccTTTGCCATCAGTGTATAcagatatataaatatatagtaTCTAATATTACAGTAGGCTTATTCCTATCCAAAAAAGTTTCTATTTTTCTTGCCCTTTCTATCTGGCTGTCGCAGTCTTTCTTGGAATCAGAGTGGACAGTGGAAGAGCGTTGTGTGTGAATCTCCTCCACCCCCATTTGCTGTTTCAAAGGTTGGTAGGACCCTGGatccttcttttctttcctctctaTTCACAGTTGGGTAACTAACTCTTGGTCACTTTCAATGCCTCATCCTCTTCTCCAACTCTTCTATGCTCTGCACATATTACCCACTAGCTCGTATGCATCTGCACTTAAACTCGTTCTTTTTTGTAACTGTTgctgaaaaaatatatatttaaatatatactaattaaaggtttaaaattaaatttattatattttaattataaaactttaaataactatatatatattttttaaaaatttctttttaatattacctaaaataatgtttttcataaaataattttaacttttaaattaCAATCTTAAACAAAACCTAACTTTACTTTTTATCCTAACATATTCTAAGGCTTTGTTTGAAAGCGtaacatttaatattttaattataattaaaatattatatttttttatttataataattaataacataatatttatattaatattttgtgAAAAGTAATCtcttaatttttagaaattaaattaaaaagtaatactattatattttatgtttaaatagttatttttattgaatatttttattttaaattattatataaataattaattattaataattaatatttaataattaatcacTAGTAAAATAACTGCCACTTAATAAAAtagataataattattaaaatagttaATATGGATAAACAATTAATTAGAATAtgcaatgaaagaaaattttaagccaaattaaggtatgttgatttttttaagaatgtatgttaactttttatactttgttATTATATTAATTGCTATACTATGTTATTATATTAATTGCACTCATTCCAAgttataattctattaattttctttatttatgttattatattaatttcctttttctggcaatattaattatattaattttatttctatttatgtatattttcttcatatatgttaattttctttttttaatcatAGTACTTATGTTAATTAAGGGTTTtgtcaatttttaaatattttgaaaataaaattattgatttttttaaatttatgattcaaatcagattgGACCCTTAATTCTAATCAGGGAGAGAAAGAACCA
It encodes:
- the LOC110668730 gene encoding probable serine/threonine-protein kinase PBL8; amino-acid sequence: MGNCGTREESAVVSNAQVQQQLHHMLSSSSVGVKNGPSEKKHSQPVSDLNDPSSTPRNFEDSRKNAVLYTHVIAFSLYELETITKSFRSDYILGEGGFGTVYKGYIDENVRVGLKSLPVAVKVLNREGLQGHREWLTEVNFLGQLRHPNLVKLIGYCCEDDHRLLVYEFMFRGSLENHLFRKATVPLPWATRMMIALGAAKGLAFLHNAERPVIYRDFKTSNILLDSDYTAKLSDFGLAKAGPQGDETHVSTRVMGTYGYAAPEYVMTGHLTARSDVYSFGVVLLELLTGRKSVDKTRPSKEQSLVDWARPKLNDKRKLLQIIDPRLENQYSVRAAQKACSLAYYCLSLNPKARPLMSDVVETLEPLQCNNDGSTEVLSTPTLAGGAGAFTMGNVSDYRMHRRFSNNVGPGSSCRSPNPNCSPGGPAACRVR